The Periplaneta americana isolate PAMFEO1 chromosome 1, P.americana_PAMFEO1_priV1, whole genome shotgun sequence DNA segment TTAAGTATCTTAGCTAAACTTAAAATCTGAAACTTCAGTTTCTCCTTTCATCTTTTCtataagttttcttttctttctcgaGCTGTTCTCCTTTCGTGACTGGCTGCTTCATCTTCATCAGATTTCTTCACCACTCAGCATGGAACATCCAACACGACCACAAATTCAGTTTTAAGTCTCCTCCgtcaaaatgtatttttcattactggagacaattacagTAGGGCATAAAAATATCAACAAATCAACCAGACTACTTGTTTTCATTCAGGTgctcacacaaaaaaaaaacattcatgaTCACCCACCGAATTTCATTGCTTTTTAATGACCAGTAGACACCCTGAACTCTCACTGAATACAATAGCAGAACTGAAAAACAATATCAGAAGAGAATTTTCTCTCAGATGTCCCAAAAAAAATCGTTCATGTCAATCTGAAACATTTAATTCCTAGATGGAGATGCACGACATTTCCAGTAACTgccatgaaatgttaataataaaactCCAGTTCTATCTTCTTTTATACTGAAAGTGAAGCTGCCGTGTTTTCAATACAGTCCACTTCTTCAAGATGGCACTTTAGCTCTGTTGTATGAACAATGTGCAACTTTAAAACTGGAGGGGCAGACAGAATCGAATCTTAGACAGGAAGCATTTCATTCAGAGAATACAACATATACGATACATACCTAAGCAGTGTGGGCTTGAAACAAGCAGCTTGTTTTTGTAAGGAATGTTAATATTCGCAGGACCAGTGCTGGTTTTCTGGGATGTGTACAATTGAACTTTTTCAATGCTCAGAAAAAATCTTTACCTAATGAATGTATTGTAACATGAGAAGGCGAATTTACATACTTAGTTGGTTAGCTACATTCATCTAAACTTGCAGTTGTACTTTGATAATCCAGTTATCTTCTTCTCGAAACATACGTCGATCATTGATATGTACAAAGCATTACAATCCTAGCATGTGTCAATGGCCCAAACACGTATTTCAAGAAGGCACTGACTCAGCTTTTGCACTCCCTCCTGCTTcccagtgacataattcctgaattTCACATTTCTGTGTTTATGAGGTTAAGTTCAGCAAAGTTTACATACCGGTAGTTCATGAAATCGAAATGAATCgtaagattacataattttttttaacctcTGCAAATAAAAAGTTAAAGCTGTCTGAGGATGGCAGTGAACACACAGGCTAGGTCTGAAGAAGTGAAGCTAGGCGCAGTCCATCTTTCCTACTGCCACTAGTTTAAATAAGGACATTCCTGATTGTTGAACACTGGATCAGAAGAGAGATTGGGTAGTTAATTGTGAAAAATAAACTGGGGTGCAAAAGTTGCAAAACACACTGGTCCACAATTTCATTATCATGCTTTACAGAAAGAAAGTTCAGCACATCACACTGGTGTGGAAATATTGCTGCTCCTGTGTGAGAAGTCTGTAGCAACTGACGTTTTCAGGaagcctacaattttttttttttttttttttttttttttttttttttttttttttactgtggctTTCATTTCTTCGGCAATGTGATTTGCAGACTGTGACAAATATCAAGTCCATTTAGTACTTGGATATCAGTTTCTGACTCAGTCATTCAAGACTGGTAATTTTGTTAACCGTAACTTTGATAACATCCAGTACAAATTTCAACTTCTTAGCATGAAATTTGTTGGGGCCTAGagtatttaaatgcaagtaaatgcagtaaaaataaaaatgtgaaaaaattaatttaaaatgcagattttctgttacgaaaacatatttgtaattctGAAATATAGCTGAAGCATGAATTTTGAGGACAAATGTGttttcttcatcttacgatgtttggtgacataaatacatttgtaaaagtttctttcaacccataagcagtgctgactagatcagacgctatggacagtactctataacagagtcgccagtatgaaaggataattccaagcctttggcgtgagacgaactcgatatagctcagtggtagagcgcctgaccagagaacaggaagtcgcaggttcgattcccgctcgaggttgtgaaatttttttttcataccatggcatgattgtgactataacagTATTTAAATTCACAAATGTGTTGATAAAATTTGGCCATATGCAAGTAAATGAAAGGTTGCTGATTTTTTCcttgcaatttatttttctctataaaaatgaccaaaatttcccTTAATGAAATCAATAATAATGAGTCCCAAGTAATATCAATTAGTCCATCTGCAGAGAAGCCAAGGTGCGAGAACTTCTTCAATTTCAAGCAGAACTTGACTCCTACATGGCGCTGCGTAACATTGATTGTAAATACAACCCAAGTACCACGTTTGGTGTACCCTAGCAGACAATGACCTTTGATCCCACTGGATAGAGGACAGTCACCCTACTCTTCCTCAGCCTTCTTCACTGTGACCACTCCACAAAAATGCAACACAACATGATGAGCACCAACAACTGCCATCACTGTATAATTTCTTACTGGCTCCATAATCAATAGGGCAAATGCACTGAATAACATTTCCCTCGCTATTTACATTGCCTGAAGAGATCTGAAAAACTACTGTTCCTAGCATTGTCAAAGTTACACAACTTGAGAGTAGAAAGTGTGCTGTGTAATACCTTCTTGAATCCAATTActgcttaaaaattataattagggCCTGCATGAAACTCAGAAGCAAACCACCAAAATCTGAAGATATTCTGtgtacataatataattacaaattgttcATGGAATAATTACATAAACTTCAGGCAAGGAAGGAAATAAATCAGTGAAGGGAATGCACGAGATTTCATACTAATTGAActcaaaataatttcaatattattactggGACTAAGAGTGACAAGTCATTACTAACACTGCCCAGCGAACActtcaattttcttcttttattataaGATCTAAGTTAATCCTATTGATAACCATACCTACCGAAAATATTTGGTTACCACAATAATATACCAACATTTCGTTCAATTAACAATTCAATTGTTTTCACCCACAAACTTACAGCTATTTGCATgaattaaaacaaattgaagtgtTTCACTTCTTGTGTCAGTGAGTGCATTACAACCAACAGCAATTATTCGATCATACACATCTGCCACAGTAAGAATATAACTGGTGGAGAATGTTTTACAGTGAGTGAAATAAAACTTAGAAATAGTACTAAGGAAACTAACACACGGCACGACTGTTTAGCAGCCAATACCCACTCTGTACTGAGTGCCTTCTTCAATGTCCAGCAACAGCAAGTTGCTACCCTACTCCAGGTTTTGAAACTTGTACAAGTAATGCAATTCCAAAGCGCGTCATGCTGCCATTTGGTGCTGGGTATGGAGAGGAACAAAATCGTGGATTATGCAGAAGAGGTTTGGCTTATACATTTCCTATTGCTGGTGACATAAAATACCACGAAGTTCCGGACATCGAATATACATTCttcagtaaaacaaaataaagttgGAGTGAAAAAGATATCCCATTCGTTAGAGTGGTATGACACAAAGAGACAGGTACCCCATTCGTTTGAAGAAGTATCATAGACAAAAGGAGAGGCATTCCATTTATTGGGAAaggtattataaattataatatagagATGATTTTATATGTTGGGGCTATTACAAATGGCTGGAGCGAGTTGAACCCATCACCAACAAACAGAATATGCTTCTATCCTTAtctataattagtaataataacaataataattacctgAAGACAACCATGCATTAAACCTCCGAAACATGACATAGGCTACTTCGCAAGCTATTGGTCATCGCCGGGCACTCCCCACAGCTTGATGGTGCCCCGCGACGCGGAGAGCAGGAACATCTGTGAGGGGTGCGAGCTGAGGGAGTGCACCACAGAGTTCTTTTCGTGGGTCAGCTTGGTGACCACTGACCCCTGCACCAAGTCCCAACACCAGATGTCCCCGTCCACTGAGCCGGATATCACGTGGTGGTCACGGTGGTCCACACAGCTCTCCATGCAGAAGTCCCCCATGCGATGCCCCGAGTACCTTGCAACACAACATAAATAACAGTGTTCTTATACactgtccgggacaaaatttaccaataagaaagtttaataactcgcataataatggagataggaaaatgaaatttgcggcattgaaagagggacattttaagttttatgtgtgatgttggcaacatttggtcattgttgttgacatagctgtaattaaaatggcgttcacagtgcaacaaaaagttcaatgctgctattggcttgccgaattcaagtatccgaagatagtggagagaagatttagacaacagtggcctgaaaagcaaccaccagataggcacacaataacaacttggcatagaaagcttcttgagaccgggatcgtcaacaggcataattgtcgcatctggggatcaGAAAATCCACATATAGTGagggaattggaaagagacagccctaagattaatgtttggtgcggacttacacatgaaactgtgattggacagttcttttttgtggaaaacactatcaatcgaaatgtgtatcttgatatgctgcaaaattacgccattcctcaaattccacagggatatgttttccaacaagacggagctccgcctcattatgcattacatgttacagatcacttgaatgaatgctttcctcagcgatggattggtcgaggtggacctacagcatggcctcccagacccccagacctaaccccactggacttctttttttggggatacataaaagacattgcgtacaagactgtagtggcagatttggaggatctgcgtcggagaattgtcgctgcttgtgcaactgtcactccagagatgttacgaaacacatggcaagaacttgaatatcgcctggacatctgtcgtgctacaagaggtgcacacatagaagtttattagtggtcattcgaaactttggaagtccctttgtcaattcccgcaaacagcattttcatccatcaattatttggcgagttattaaactttcttattggtaaattttgtcccggacaccctgtatttatgtatgtcattaattaaaaaattgtactaGGGTCATTttataagtcatggcaactatattatatgAGCCTATgaagctgcaggaatagaaattcactatatgcgattgaaggtcactggaatgtgcttcgtaATGTCAGTACCAAATTGAGTCcgggtacaggaggcaatgggGAAGGGAAATTGAAAAatgcgtaaatagaaatcattgttttattatgcacaaaagtaaacaaagtacattactcacagctaaaACCCTTCAAAATAATCCTCCAAGGCTTTCACACATCTTTGCCAATCATGATGCAGGCGTTGAATACCATCGGCTGTGTGCATTCGTCTATGTGGACCACCTCTCATcgaaacgctgttaagatgtcctccctgtttgcaaaGCGCTTCCCACACAGCAGTTTCTTCAATTGTGGAACGAGATCAGATGAGTAGGGAGGATGTTCCAAGATCTCCAGTTTTCACGTATGACtgctgttcaactttacttacatctATTTTGGACcacagcctctagcatactaactttttCGTGTGCTGTCAACTAACCACCTATGCACACAGATGCAATCTGGTGGTGGCATCCCGTATATTCGTATTTTTCAAACGTATATAgtgaactaaccacattttcggttattcggaagatataacaaagttgccatgacttatgaaatgaccctcgtattttGATTGGGGCTTGCGATCGTGGTCCAAGAAAGTTGAATCCAGAGAGATCACTTTTTCAACCTtctctatttatttttcatcatgTTGTGCACGAACGACAGTAGTACGGAGTCAGTTGGAGTTATAATTACGATCTAGTCTTGTTATTCATTACACTGTGTAACTGTCTTAAATATGTTCAAGTTAATTGTAACATTGTTATCCGTTAGATattagaagtgaatttcagattCAAGGCATAATACGGTGTATTGATCATCAaaatagatggatggagcatataGGTAGAATGAAGGATAACTGCTTTCCAAAGGGAGCATTTCAATATCATCTACGACGAAGAAGAAATGTCGATCGTCTGAGATTATGATGGACGCAGCAATTTTAAGAGGATGGACAGGCCAAAAGGCTCAAATCTTGTAGTTTATGATGGTTATCCGTTTAATGCTATCTTCACTGAATAAAATATAAAGGGGTCTTATATCTGACTAAACACGGTGTTTCCTAATCCTTGACTTAGATCTGTTCTTAAGAGTctatcaattaaattacaattcaAACTGATTTATATTTAAAGAGCTACCAAACCTTTCTCTCCATTATTTCATAAGaacgaactaaataaataacgaagtaaataataactaaataaaccaaataaacgaagaaaataataaataataaaataaataagtaaccaactacacaactaaataaataaccacgtaaataatgagtaactaaataaataaccaagtaaacaataaataactaaataaatacatacttaaccaaataaatgaatgaataaataaataaccaactaaataactaaacaaatgaataactaatgaagtaattaaataacTTATCCACTAaccaaataaatgaaattaaattaataaataactacataaatgaatacctaaatgaataaatgaactaactaaataaatgaataactacataaataaccaagcaactaaataataaataaataaataaataaatatatatatatatatatatatatatctttttttatccaatgccaccaggttgtcttttcgacatttctggtcttctctcctggccgtgacttagttgtaacccacttctgaggttggggcgcctggaaggcggagttacattaccccgatgatgtgataggatgattatgataatgtggtgccaggagaggtcttaaatctaaacttaacctaaattccagaccatggacgaacacaggaataataccctttaaggaaaaattcctgtgctctaaccgggaatcgaacccgggacctcatgaactatagccagaagctctgaccactagaccatgaggctggtctattatatatataaataaataaatattatattgcacTAATATCATAATGGAATTTTAGAGATCAAATTGAGCATTTTAGGTACCAGAAAGACGAATTATACAGGCGACGAAGAAGAAAGAAGCAGGTACTCACTCTCCCAGCAGGTCGCCGCTGTCCTTATCCAGCAGCCGCACCATGTTGTCAGCACTGCTCACAAGCAGGCACTGTGCGTCACGTGTCAGACTCACGCACGTTACCGCATCTGCAACACCAGCACCACTCCATTAGATTCCAGAAATAGTGGGAGATGTCGACACATTGCAAGTGGTGACAGGTAAACTGGGGGGCATCGTGCAGGAACTGTGCAAGGAAGGAGTCCTGTATGCTAAAGTGCACCAACGCTTTCACTACAGGTACAACAACAATTTTGCAGAGGTTCAAATTCTGAATCGTAAGGAAGAGTGTCCTGTAATCTGTTAAGAAATGTAACAGATCCCCTTTTCCCTGGTAGTGTTAGGACTTCAGTCTTCTTTGTTACTATTATTCAAAAgcatatatttaataaaagaaataaccgAAAGGATTTACGTCCAGGGTGCgcgcgccataggaggctggtctatgctacacccgTGATGAGATTTGTTGCAGATCCTatagaaaacccctgtgttacctgaaccATGAGCCTACCCATCACAAGCTATAAATCAGGGTTATGATGGGATTATAATTCTAGTGCTGCTGCTACTGAAGCAGTGTATTACTGAATCTCCAAGAGGGGTAAGCCTGttttacaaatgtttaaatgactAACTAAAGAGCACAGTGTTAATTAGATTGAAGGGTATTACTTCTGAAACTCTTTTGAACAACACTGCACATGCTAAGATGCGTTTCTAGCCTTTCACATCGTTCATGATCAACTTCAACTGTTCTAGGGAGATGAAGAGCCTTTTGGATTATCAATTTTGAAACATTCAAAATATGAATTGAACTTTCCATGTCCAGTCGTAAATTGTGTGAATATCCTTCCTTTCAGCAAGTTTTATGTAGTCTGTACGGGTGAGCTTCTCTGGGTACAAACAGGAACCTACaaggacagacagacagccagTAGGGATAATGTACCTCCTATGAAGTCGGAGAACAATTTATTTGCTCTGATGTCATAACGGCGCACCTTGCAATCCACGGAGCCTGTCACGATCTCATGATCAGTCACCTCGAGCGACGTGACGGCATCCTTCGCGTCCCTCATCACCTGAGAGCACAACAAGCTTGCTTTTTATCTCTTCTCTTTCCactaaatgttgaaaaaatagtcAACTCTCATTACAACGTGTCACACTTGAAAAAACATGTTAAGCactgaaaatattttcatacCACGTTACTTctgtattgcagaaaatatatacagagtgagtaaaaagtatggaacaatgctttttgacgcgtatttatgctggGAACTGCTGAATCAGTTACAACGTTTTTACATTATGCACAAGgtagtttattaatgaaaaaatatactaggcattatctgtagttttttttaaatggttttcaaacgcaTATATTGAACTATACCATATTTTCGGTTATTTGGAAGATAaaacatagttgccatgacttatggaATGGCCCTCGTACAAGCTTTAGATAAggagcataaaaaatataaaagatttaAAACTGATGTCTTATACCAAACTTTTTCTAGTCATATAAAACTAgtaaaatctaaaattaaaactgataaattaatttagcttaaaaaaattgatgaaaatttataaaattaacctaagaaattttggaaatatgtttaaTCATTTTGTAAAACTGATAACcacaaaaatgaattaataattaacgaTAAACACGTTACTGCAGCTCTGAAGAATGCACAAGGAACAAAACTG contains these protein-coding regions:
- the LOC138698404 gene encoding WD repeat domain-containing protein 83; this translates as MEKPEFNLKCLRTIDCKQGAVRAVRFNVDGSYCLTCGADKKLKLWNPHKALSLKVYGGHADEVLDACSSCDNSQIVSCGQDKTVILWDVSSGTPLRRLRAHGARVTCVRYNEESTVAVSGSQDNTIMCWDVRGRNVRPIQVMRDAKDAVTSLEVTDHEIVTGSVDCKVRRYDIRANKLFSDFIGDAVTCVSLTRDAQCLLVSSADNMVRLLDKDSGDLLGEYSGHRMGDFCMESCVDHRDHHVISGSVDGDIWCWDLVQGSVVTKLTHEKNSVVHSLSSHPSQMFLLSASRGTIKLWGVPGDDQ